CGCGGCGGACCGGAAACGCATGGGTCTATGTTTCACCGTGCGCCGGGGTCCATCGGGAGTAGCTCCTATCCGTCCAGGGTGTGGAAGGGCAAGACCCTGCCGGGGCACATGGGGAGCGAGCGAGTCACCATCCAGCGCTTAAAGGTGATTGAGGCTCGGCCGGATGAGAATTTGCTTTTCGTCAGCGGCGCTGTGCCTGGTGCGACCGGCGGGATCCTGACCGTCAGAAAGTCGAAGAAGGGCTAGACGATGCCGACCGTAGACGTAGTGGACAGCCAGAAGAAAAAAGTCGGGAAGGTGGAACTCCATGCAAGCCTGTTCGGGGCCGACATTGATGGGTCCTTGGTGCATGAGGCGGTGGTGATGCAGCAAGCATCGGCCAGGCAAGGGACGGCCTCCACTCTCCGGCGCGGTGAAGTCAGTGGGTCGGGGAAGAAGCCCTGGAAGCAGAAGCATACGGGCCGTGCGCGGGCCGGCTCCATCCGGTCGCCTGTATGGCGGCATGGCGGAAGCGTCTTTGGTCCGAAGCCGCGCCGCTATGACTATGCGATGCCAAAAAAGAAGTATCATGGTGCGCTCCGGAGCGCACTTTCGGCCAAGCTGGCCGCGGGAGAGATAGTGGTCGTCTCCGATCTGACGATCGAGAAGCCGAAGACCAAGCTTTTGGCGAAGACGTTGGCGCAGTTGGGGCTTTCCGCCAAGACGTTGATCGTGGTCGGTGAGGGCCGTCTGGACTTGGAGCGGGCCGCGCGGAACCTGACCGGAGTCAAGCTGGTCAAGCCGGAGCAGCTCAATGTCTACGACGTGCTCCGATACAACGTGATCGTGATTCTTGAGCGTGAAGTGGCGCGCATTCAGGAGGCCTGGTCATGAAGCGAACCGCGCATGATGTTCTCGTCCAGCCCTTGCTGACGGAAAAGATCACGGCGATGCGGGAAGGCGCCAACAAGGTAGGATTCCTGGTCCGGCGGGACGCAAATCGGATTGAGGTTAAGCGGGCGGTGGAAGCGGCTTTGAATGTGAAGGTTGCGAAGGTGAACATCCTGAACATTATGGGCAAAACCAAGCGCCTGGGGCGGTTCTCCGGGAAGCGGCCGGACTGGAAGAAGGCGATTGTGACCCTGAAGGAAGGCGAGAAGTTGGAATTGTACGAGAGCGCGTAGCTGATCCTGAAGGGGCTGATAACGAATAGCTGAGAGCTGGGGAACGTTATGGGACTGAAGCAATATCGACCGACCTCACCGGGGCGCCGCGGGATGACCGCCGTCACCGGAGAGGGGCTGAGCAAGAAAAAGTCGGAGAAGGGCCTTACCAAGTTCCACATCCGTTCCGGCGGTCGGAATAACGATGGCCGAATGACCATCCGGTTTCGTGGGGGTGGGCACAAGCGGCTTTATCGGACGATTGATTTTAAGCGGGACAAGGTTGGCATTCCCGCCAAAGTCGCGGCGATCGAATACGATCCGAACCGCTCAGCTCGCATTGCGCTTCTGCATTACGCGGATGGGGAAAAGCGCTATATCTTGGCCCCCCAGGGCCTCGCGGTGAGGGACCTCGTGCAATCCGGGCCGGCCGCCGAAGTGAAGCCTGGCAATGCCCTGCCATTGGCGAGCATGCCTCTGGGAACAACGATCCATAATATCGAGTTGAAGCCAGGCAAGGGCGGTCAGTTAATCCGCAGTGCTGGAGGATTTGCGCAGGTGATGGGGAGGGATGGGCTCTATGCCCAGGTTCGCCTTAAGTCCGGAGAAATGCGACGCATCCTGGCCACCTGCATGGCGACGGTGGGACAGGTGGGCAATCTGGACCATGAAAATGAAACAGTAGGTAAGGCAGGCCGGTCCCGCTGGCGTGCGAAGCGCCCGCACGTTCGCGGTGTCGTGATGAACCCGGTCGATCACCCCCACGGGGGCGGCGAGGGCAAGTCGGGCCAAGGCAATCCCCATCCTGTGTCGCCGTGGGGGCTCCCGACCAAGGGATACAAGACCAGGCAGAACAAGCGCACGGATAAGTTTATCATCACCCGTCGGAAGCGGGGCGTGCGGTAGTCGAGATCCGAGGAGACGTCGATGCCCAGATCAGTCAGCAAAGGGCCTTTTGTGGATGCCCACCTGCTCGAAAAGGTGGAAAGACAGAATGAGACCAAGGACCGGAAGATCATCAAGACGTGGTCTCGACGCTCGACCGTCGTGCCCGACATGATCGGTCACACGTTCGCGGTGCACAACGGCAAGAAGTTTATCCCTGTTTTTGTCACCGAAAATATGGTCGGACACAAGTTGGGTGAGTTTGCGCCGACGCGCTTCTTCAAGGGGCATGGGGCGGCAAGAACAGAAAAAGCGGTCGCGTTGAAGTAGGACGGGAGTGCAGTCATGGCTGAGGCAAAAGCGATTCTAAGGTTTGTGCGTGTGGCCCCGAGGAAGGCCCGGGCTGTGGTAGACATGATCCGCGGGCAGCGGGTGCCGCAGGCGCTGAGCCTGTTGAAATATACCCCGCGGGCCGCGGCAAAGGTCGTGGAGAAGATCCTTCGCTCGGCGGTGGCGAATGCGGAACAAAAGGAATTGGGGGACAGCGAGTCCTTGTGGGTCTCGCGTGCCTACGTGGATTGCGGGCCGACCTACAAGCGGTTTCGGGCCCGGTCCATGGGACGGGCTAATTCTATCCATAAGCGGACGAGCCACATTACGCTGATCGTGTCCGCGCCAGAAGTCACGGCGAAACCGTAAGCGAGCCGCAGACGAGAAAAGGGGTCAACGGGAGGTTATGGGACACAAGACGCACCCGGTTGGGTATCGCTTAGGGTATACCAGGACGTGGAGTTCGCGGTGGTATGCGGATAAGGACTTTGCCAAGCTCCTGCACCAGGATATTCAGATTCGCAAGGTGGTCAAAGCGAAGCTCTACCATGCCGGAGTGGCGAAAGTGGAGATCGAACGGTCTGGGGATCAGACTCGGGTGATTATCCACACAGCCAGGCCGGGGATTATCATCGGGCGCAAGGGTGCGGAAGTCGACAAGTTGAAGGCGATGCTGGAAAAACAGTACGGGACCCAGGTGTATATCACCGTGAAGGAAATCAAGAAGCCTGAACTGGACGCTCAATTGGTCAGCGAGAACATCGCCGTCCAATTGGAAAAGCGAGTCGCGTTTCGGCGGGCCATGAAGCGCAGTGTGGCGGCTGCGTTACGGCTGGGCGCTCAGGGCATTCGGGTGACCTGTGCCGGACGCCTGGGTGGGGCGGAAATTGCCAGGACCGAGTGGTACAGGGAGGGGCGTGTGCCGCTCCATACGCTGCGGGCCTACATTGATTTTGGATTTGCGGAAGCGCATACGACCATGGGCCAGATCGGGGTCAAGACCTGGATCTACAGGGGTGAGACTCCTCCGGTGCAACCGGAAAAGGCCGAAGTTGGGTTCGAGCGCCGGCAGGAGCGATAAGCAGCAGTCTTAAGGGGGCAGATCCGTGCTTGCACCGAAGAAAGTCAAGTTCAGGAAGATGCAAAAGGGGCGGATGCGGGGGAAGGCGTACCGCGGCGGCCAGGTGACTCTGGGCGAATTCGGGCTTAAGGCTTTGGAGCCGGGGCGGATCACCAGCCGTCAGATTGAGGCGGCCCGCATTGCCATCACGCGACACGTGAAGCGTGGTGGGCAGGTCTGGACAAGAATTTTCCCGGACAAGCCCATCACCAAGAAGCCAGCCGAAACTCGGATGGGTAAGGGAAAGGGCAACCCGGAATATTGGGTGGCCGTAGTCAAGCCAGGGCGAATCCTCTACGAGATGGATGGGGTCACCAAAGAGGTGGCGGAAGAGGCGCTGAAACTGGCTGCGTACAAGCTGCCGATCGCCACCAAGTTTGTGGCCCGCGGGGCGTTCTAGGGCTTGTTCGGAAGGAATGGGGTTGCTGTGATGGATGTGAAAGATCTAAGAGGGATGGAGCCGGCCGAGTTGGCTGAGAAGGAAAAGCAGCTCAAGCAGGAAGTCTTTAACTTGCGCTTCCAGCTCGCGACCGGACGGGTTGAGAATCCCATGAAGATTCGCCAGACCCGCCGCGACTTGGCGCGGGTGAAGACCATCCTGCACCAGAAAACCGCAGCCGGCGGGTCCGGTGGCGCGCGCGAGGGATCATGACCATGCAGGGGAAGTCCGAAAAACGGCGGGAGTGGGTCGGCAACGTCGTCAGCAACAAGATGAACAAGACGGTCGTGGTGGCAGTGGATCGATTTGTGTCCCATCCGATCTATCGCAAAGTGCTGCGCCGCGTCACCAGGTTGAAGGCCCACGATGAGCAGAATAGCTGCAAGGTGGGGGACCGGGTCCGTCTCGTCGAGACGAGGCCGATCAGCAAAGACAAGCATTGGCGTGTGGTCGAAATCGTGGAGCGGGGGCAGCCGGAGTAGTCTCGGGCTGGATCGCCGGTAAGGAACCGTCATGATTCAGAATTACAGTTACATGGATGTGGCCGACAACTCCGGGGCCAAGCAGGTCATGTGTTTCCATGTCTTGGGTGGCTCGAGGCGGCGATACGGCTCCCTCGGAGACATCGTGGTGGTGGCCGTGAAGGAAGCCATCCCGCAAGCCACGGTCAAGAAGGGGGACGTGAGCAAGGCGGTGATCGTTCGGACAACCAAGGGTGTGCGCCGGGAAGACGGCTCTTACATCAAATTTGACCGCAACGCCTGCGTGCTGATCAACGCCCAGGGTGAGCCTATCGGCACCCGTATCTTCGGCCCGGTGGCCAGGGAACTGCGCTGGAAGAAGTTTATGAAGATCATCTCGTTGGCTCCGGAAGTGCTCTAAGGACGGAAATAGAGGATCATGCCGAATCAGGGACCGATCAAGACGAAAATCAAGAAGGGCGATACCGTGGTGGTGATCGCCGGGCGCGAGCGTGGCAAGACGGGGAAGGTTCTCACCGTCGATCGCGAGCGTGCGCGGGTGACGGTGGAAAAACTCAATATCGTCAAGCGCCATACGAAACCCAATCAAAAGACCAGACAGGGGGGGATTCTTGAGCGCGAGGCCCCTATCGCCATCTCCAATGTCATGTTTTACAGCACGACCCTTCAAAAGCCGGTACGTCTCGGGATCAAGACCTTGCCCGATGGGAGCAAGGTGCGGATTTCCCGAAAGGACCAGGCGGTCATCGAATAAGGCGTAGGAAAAAGGATCATGGCAAAGAGCGAGAAGGGCGGCAGCGACAAGAGCGCGGGTAAGAAGCCGGTTGTGAAGCCGCCGAAAAAAGAGGCGGCGCCCGCGGCCAAAGAGTCAACGGAAGAAAAAAAGGCTCCGGCTGCAAAGTCGTCCGGTCCTAAGTTGCCTCCCAGGCT
This Nitrospirota bacterium DNA region includes the following protein-coding sequences:
- a CDS encoding 50S ribosomal protein L4 produces the protein MPTVDVVDSQKKKVGKVELHASLFGADIDGSLVHEAVVMQQASARQGTASTLRRGEVSGSGKKPWKQKHTGRARAGSIRSPVWRHGGSVFGPKPRRYDYAMPKKKYHGALRSALSAKLAAGEIVVVSDLTIEKPKTKLLAKTLAQLGLSAKTLIVVGEGRLDLERAARNLTGVKLVKPEQLNVYDVLRYNVIVILEREVARIQEAWS
- a CDS encoding 50S ribosomal protein L23, with product MKRTAHDVLVQPLLTEKITAMREGANKVGFLVRRDANRIEVKRAVEAALNVKVAKVNILNIMGKTKRLGRFSGKRPDWKKAIVTLKEGEKLELYESA
- a CDS encoding 50S ribosomal protein L2, which codes for MGLKQYRPTSPGRRGMTAVTGEGLSKKKSEKGLTKFHIRSGGRNNDGRMTIRFRGGGHKRLYRTIDFKRDKVGIPAKVAAIEYDPNRSARIALLHYADGEKRYILAPQGLAVRDLVQSGPAAEVKPGNALPLASMPLGTTIHNIELKPGKGGQLIRSAGGFAQVMGRDGLYAQVRLKSGEMRRILATCMATVGQVGNLDHENETVGKAGRSRWRAKRPHVRGVVMNPVDHPHGGGEGKSGQGNPHPVSPWGLPTKGYKTRQNKRTDKFIITRRKRGVR
- a CDS encoding 30S ribosomal protein S19, with the protein product MPRSVSKGPFVDAHLLEKVERQNETKDRKIIKTWSRRSTVVPDMIGHTFAVHNGKKFIPVFVTENMVGHKLGEFAPTRFFKGHGAARTEKAVALK
- a CDS encoding 50S ribosomal protein L22; the protein is MAEAKAILRFVRVAPRKARAVVDMIRGQRVPQALSLLKYTPRAAAKVVEKILRSAVANAEQKELGDSESLWVSRAYVDCGPTYKRFRARSMGRANSIHKRTSHITLIVSAPEVTAKP
- a CDS encoding 30S ribosomal protein S3 produces the protein MGHKTHPVGYRLGYTRTWSSRWYADKDFAKLLHQDIQIRKVVKAKLYHAGVAKVEIERSGDQTRVIIHTARPGIIIGRKGAEVDKLKAMLEKQYGTQVYITVKEIKKPELDAQLVSENIAVQLEKRVAFRRAMKRSVAAALRLGAQGIRVTCAGRLGGAEIARTEWYREGRVPLHTLRAYIDFGFAEAHTTMGQIGVKTWIYRGETPPVQPEKAEVGFERRQER
- a CDS encoding 50S ribosomal protein L16, whose translation is MLAPKKVKFRKMQKGRMRGKAYRGGQVTLGEFGLKALEPGRITSRQIEAARIAITRHVKRGGQVWTRIFPDKPITKKPAETRMGKGKGNPEYWVAVVKPGRILYEMDGVTKEVAEEALKLAAYKLPIATKFVARGAF
- a CDS encoding 50S ribosomal protein L29, with protein sequence MDVKDLRGMEPAELAEKEKQLKQEVFNLRFQLATGRVENPMKIRQTRRDLARVKTILHQKTAAGGSGGAREGS
- a CDS encoding 30S ribosomal protein S17 — translated: MQGKSEKRREWVGNVVSNKMNKTVVVAVDRFVSHPIYRKVLRRVTRLKAHDEQNSCKVGDRVRLVETRPISKDKHWRVVEIVERGQPE
- a CDS encoding 50S ribosomal protein L14, translated to MIQNYSYMDVADNSGAKQVMCFHVLGGSRRRYGSLGDIVVVAVKEAIPQATVKKGDVSKAVIVRTTKGVRREDGSYIKFDRNACVLINAQGEPIGTRIFGPVARELRWKKFMKIISLAPEVL
- a CDS encoding 50S ribosomal protein L24, producing MPNQGPIKTKIKKGDTVVVIAGRERGKTGKVLTVDRERARVTVEKLNIVKRHTKPNQKTRQGGILEREAPIAISNVMFYSTTLQKPVRLGIKTLPDGSKVRISRKDQAVIE